Proteins encoded together in one Juglans regia cultivar Chandler chromosome 9, Walnut 2.0, whole genome shotgun sequence window:
- the LOC109021688 gene encoding protein ACCELERATED CELL DEATH 6-like translates to MTITCMNPILYNAAAQGNIMAFKNHKFKRPLEALLTPNKNTILHIFITTLENMIELTEKNFVGDILNMCPSLLCQVNVKDETPLHVAARYGHANIIKVLIQHARYGHNQDLGSGAEAVREMLRMVNKEKDTALHEAVRYKHLEVVKLLIKEDPDFSYSVNDAGETPLYIALERNYENLVLEILKTCNSPAYDGPLGRTALHAAVFWDNKVTIKAIMEKIGGAITKKADQEGWTPLHLAAYSNWWWSTQLLLEYDSQVAYMKDKEGRTALHIAAHRGNNRVMESIIGMCPDCCELVDNRGWNALHFAVEGDVRTVSMILKNSSLSNLLNEKNAEGNTPLHHQYSRYSEDVNGDLMDHPRVDKMAFNKNNLNAYQVALTSAKLSPKKKMDIATKLRSRSKRVFLKEDENNITLDDVMKDEVKWWQARRKEYLEKAAETHLVVAALITTVTFAAAITMPGGFVGTGGDPHDNEGSAVLRRNAAFKAFIITDAISLVLSSSAVVTHLLMPLLLIKHYESDETRYDFLSLAFKFILMAMVAMVLAFVTGAYAVLVHSLDLIVTTCVIGSCFFLILYIIYELYKKNLGFSRICSSLYYFLCY, encoded by the exons ATGACCATCACTTGCATGAATCCGATTCTCTATAATGCTGCAGCACAAGGCAACATCATGGctttcaaaaatcataaattcaaacGGCCACTAGAAGCCTTATTAACaccaaacaaaaacacaatccTCCATATTTTCATCACAACCCttgaaaatatgatagaattaaCAGAGAAAAACTTCGTGGGAGACATACTCAACATGTGTCCTTCACTATTATGTCAAGTCAATGTCAAAGATGAAACTCCATTACATGTCGCAGCAAGGTATGGGCATGCTAATATCATCAAAGTTCTGATCCAACATGCGAGATATGGACATAATCAAGATCTTGGAAGCGGGGCTGAAGCAGTCAGGGAGATGCTTAGGATGGTGAACAAAGAGAAGGACACAGCCTTACATGAGGCTGTACGTTATAAACACCTTGAAGTGGTAAAACTTTTAATCAAGGAAGACCCAGATTTTTCATATTCTGTTAATGATGCCGGGGAGACTCCACTCTACATTGCCCTCGAGAGAAACTATGAAAATCTGGTGttggaaattttgaaaacctgCAATTCACCCGCTTATGATGGCCCCCTAGGTAGAACGGCTTTGCATGCTGCAGTATTTTGGGATAACAAAG TAACGATCAAAGCAATTATGGAAAAAATTGGAGGAGCTATAACTAAAAAAGCAGACCAAGAAGGTTGGACTCCATTGCACTTGGCTGCATACTCAAATTGGTGGTGGTCTACACAGCTGTTGCTGGAATATGATTCACAAGTAGCATACATGAAAGACAAAGAGGGGAGGACAGCTCTTCACATTGCAGCTCATCGTGGCAATAATCGGGTCATGGAAAGTATTATAGGCATGTGTCCAGATTGTTGTGAACTGGTTGACAACAGAGGCTGGAATGCGTTGCACTTTGCGGTGGAGGGCGATGTTCGTACAGTAAGTATGATCCTTAAAAATTCATCTCTCAGCAATCTTTTGAACGAGAAGAATGCCGAAGGGAACACTCCTCTCCATCACCAATATTCCCGCTATTCCGAGGACGTGAATGGGGATCTCATGGATCACCCCAGAGTAGATAAGATGGCATTCaacaaaaataacctcaatgCTTATCAAGTCGCTTTAACTAGTGCAAAGTTATCACCAAAAAAG aagatGGATATTGCTACTAAACTCCGGTCTCGTTCGAAAAGGGTATTCCTCAAGGAGGACGAAAACAATATCACCCTGGATGACGTTATGAAGGATGAAGTGAAGTGGTGGCAGGCAAGGAGGAAAGAATATTTGGAGAAAGCAGCCGAAACACACTTGGTAGTGGCTGCCCTCATCACAACTGTGACCTTTGCAGCAGCTATAACCATGCCTGGTGGTTTTGTTGGTACTGGAGGTGACCCACATGATAATGAAGGCTCTGCAGTTTTGAGGAGAAATGCTGCTTTTAAAGCATTCATTATCACTGATGCCATATCCTTGGTGCTATCTAGTTCTGCTGTTGTCACTCATCTACTCATGCCACTTTTGTTGATCAAACATTATGAATCTGATGAAACTCGCTACGATTTTCTCAGCCTAGCCTTCAAGTTTATTTTGATGGCCATGGTAGCAATGGTGCTGGCATTTGTCACAGGTGCATATGCTGTGTTAGTGCATTCCTTAGATCTTATTGTCACCACTTGTGTTATTGGCTCATgcttcttcctcattctctatattatatatgaattgtatAAGAAGAATTTAGGTTTCTCCAGGATATGTTCAAgtttatattactttttatgtTATTGA
- the LOC109021690 gene encoding eukaryotic translation initiation factor 3 subunit F-like: MLVSHQKVNLKEVIVEWYSTDLGVTGGNALIHEFYSSKVPNLVHLTVDTGFRNGQGTIKAYVSFNLPLGDQQLAAQFQEIPLDLRMVEAERIGFDILKTTVILSLSPAELLLGKPLYKQTEKSLLAYSGPSLDVPVEHASGEYFKDGGASDKRYAWYGASSKGVAGVFSTK, from the coding sequence ATGTTAGTATCCCACCAAAAAGTGAATCTGAAAGAAGTCATCGTTGAATGGTATTCAACTGATCTTGGAGTTACCGGCGGTAATGCACTGATTCATGAATTTTATTCCAGCAAAGTTCCCAACCTTGTTCATTTGACTGTCGATACAGGATTCAGGAATGGACAGGGCACGATAAAAGCTTATGTTTCTTTCAATTTGCCACTTGGAGACCAGCAGCTTGCTGCACAATTTCAGGAGATTCCTCTGGATCTTCGTATGGTAGAAGCTGAACGAATTGGATTTGATATTCTAAAAACAACTGTGATTTTGAGCTTGTCACCTGCTGAGTTGCTTCTTGGGAAGCCTCTCTATAAGCAAACGGAGAAGTCGTTACTTGCTTATTCTGGACCCTCTTTAGATGTTCCTGTGGAGCATGCCTCAGGAGAATACTTCAAAGATGGTGGTGCGTCGGATAAAAGATATGCGTGGTATGGAGCTTCATCCAAAGGTGTAGCGGGAGTTTTCAGCACTAAGTAA
- the LOC109021689 gene encoding protein FAR1-RELATED SEQUENCE 5-like: MKDFGWSSDSDDVQMVTTRNCPQVVNETVEDETVDNQCDVNLGDGLNMGDGVNLGDGDGDGVNMGDGDGVNVISTSSSGLFEPFIGNEFDEVEDAQAFYKAYARRKGFAIRTNHTQLSRGDKKLIGVHYVCTREGFRRESLKQKERQIPEPAETKIGCKATMCIKKDGERWVVCKFYPQHNHELLTPRSTSMLRGHRGVTRVQKNLIQTLNETGVPTRKIMSVLSKETGGDFNIGCIGKDVENYLGNKRKKLFEEGDAQRLYAYFLERQCKEPGFVYSMQVDENGCMGSCFWADARSRSAYQYFGDVVTFDATYLTNVYKMPFVPFSGVNHHHQTIMFGCALLVNETAESYIWLLRTWQEAMLGRAPATIITDDDKAMAKAISEVLPNTTHLLCLWHILQKFPEHLAHVYHKFPDFQKEFHHCIHDTITADEFEEEWVSILVKYDLVGNDWLQNLYNRREKWVPAYLRTTFCAGMSTTQRSESMNKFFKDYVRSSTIVSDFVHQYEKALDARYFKEKEKDVRTKSSWPVLKTCWEIEEEAAKVYTRKSFNIFQDELFNCQRYKATKVQQEGESKMYEVAPKGKDKRIYYVTFNCKEAKAICICHMFEFGGYWKCK, encoded by the exons atgaagGATTTTGGGTGGAGTTCGGATAGTGATGATGTTCAGATGGTAACGACTAGAAACTGTCCACAAGTTGTAAATGAAACTGTTGAGGATGAAACTGTGGATAATCAATGTGATGTGAATTTGGGAGATGGATTGAATATGGGAGATGGCGTGAATTTGGGAGATGGTGATGGAGATGGAGTGAATAtgggagatggagatggagtcaATGTCATTTCCACTTCTAGTAGTGGACTTTTTGAACCGTTCATTGGGaatgaatttgatgaagttGAGGATGCCCAAGCATTTTATAAGGCTTATGCAAGACGAAAAGGTTTTGCAATTAGGACCAACCATACACAATTATCGAGAGGagacaaaaaattaattggTGTGCACTATGTTTGTACAAGGGAAGGATTTAGGCGTGAAAGtctcaaacaaaaagaaagacaaattcCCGAACCAGCTGAAACAAAAATTGGGTGTAAAGCTACCATGTGTATAAAAAAAGATGGTGAAAGGTGGGTAGTTTGCAAGTTTTACCCTCAACACAATCATGAGCTACTCACACCAAGAAGTACCAGTATGCTacgtggacatagaggagtcaCACGCgtgcaaaaaaatctcattcagaCATTGAATGAGACTGGTGTACCAACAAGGAAGATAATGTCGGTGTTAAGCAAAGAAACaggtggtgattttaatattggttGTATTGGAAAGGACGTCGAAAATTATttgggaaataaaagaaaaaaattgtttgaagagGGAGATGCACAAAGGTTGTATGCATACTTTCTTGAGCGACAGTGTAAAGAACCTGGGTTTGTGTACTCAATGCAGGTCGATGAGAATGGGTGTATGGGAAGCTGTTTTTGGGCAGATGCTAGATCTAGATCTGCATATCAATATTTCGGAGATGTCGTCACATTTGATGCGACATACCTCACAAATGTTTATAAGATGCCATTTGTGCCGTTCTCAGGAGTTAATCATCATCACCAAACCATAATGTTTGGTTGTGCGTTGTTAGTGAATGAGACAGCTGAATCCTATATATGGTTACTGAGAACATGGCAAGAAGCAATGCTTGGGCGTGCCCCTGCAACCATTATTACTGATGATGACAAAGCAATGGCCAAAGCCATTTCAGAGGTACTCCCAAATACAACTCACCTGTTATGCTTGTggcatattttacaaaaatttccagAACATTTGGCACATGTCTATCACAAATTTCCAGACTTTCAAAAAGAGTTTCATCATTGTATCCATGATACTATAACAGCTGATGAGTTCGAGGAGGAATGGGTTTCAATACTAGTGAAGTATGATCTAGTAGGTAATGATTGGCTCCAAAATCTTTACAACCGAAGGGAGAAGTGGGTCCCGGCTTACTTGCGAACGACATTTTGTGCCGGGATGTCAACCACACAAAGGAGCGAGAGCATGAATAAATTCTTCAAGGATTATGTGCGATCAAGCACGATAGTGAGTGACTTTGTGCATCAGTACGAGAAAGCCTTAGATGCACgttattttaaggaaaaagagaaggatGTGAGAACAAAGTCGAGTTGGCcggttttgaaaacatgttggGAAATTGAAGAAGAGGCAGCCAAAGTGTATACAAGGAAGTCCTTCAATATCTTTCAAGACGAGCTATTCAATTGCCAACGATACAAAGCAACAAAGGTTCAGCAAGAGGGTGAGAGTAAAATGTATGAGGTGGCACCTAAGGGCAAGGACAAACGTATCTATTATGTGACTTTCAACTGTAAAGAAGCGAAGGCAATATGTATATGTCATATGTTTGAGTTTGGG GGATATTGGAAATGTAAATGA
- the LOC118349433 gene encoding uncharacterized protein LOC118349433 yields METEDLTSQWEKLHLSKEESSFFHVNPETYIEEDARGKNCLVGKALTEKSVNSKGFRVTMSQIWKLEGWVIFKELGEQCFQIEFQKLTDKERVLSGRPWFFDRHLLTMMEVDETISIHALQFRFEPFWVQLHNLPLATMTEEFGQQFAEAIGHVIRVEAEADG; encoded by the coding sequence ATGGAAACAGAGGATTTAACATCGCAATGGGAGAAGCTACATCTTTCCAAGGAGGAAAGCTCTTTCTTTCATGTCAACCCAGAAACCTACATTGAGGAAGATGCACGGGGCAAAAACTGTCTGGTGGGGAAGGCCTTAACTGAGAAGAGTGTTAACAGCAAGGGATTTAGGGTcacaatgtctcaaatatggaaGCTGGAGGGATGGGTTATTTTCAAGGAGTTGGGAGAACAATGTTTTCAGATAGAATTCCAAAAGCTGACAGATAAAGAGAGAGTCTTGAGTGGACGTCCATGGTTCTTTGATAGACACCTTCTAACCATGATGGAAGTGGATGAAACAATATCCATTCATGCATTACAGTTTCGGTTTGAACCTTTTTGGGTGCAGTTGCATAACCTGCCGCTAGCAACCATGACAGAAGAGTTTGGTCAGCAGTTTGCAGAAGCAATTGGTCATGTTATCAGAGTTGAAGCCGAGGCTGATGGGTGA